A window of Castanea sativa cultivar Marrone di Chiusa Pesio chromosome 1, ASM4071231v1 contains these coding sequences:
- the LOC142611939 gene encoding glycosyltransferase BC10-like, with protein sequence MKTGQAWRVGMADMQILSGPRHRPPLRRPMWIIILVLLVTLFLICAYMYPPQSSAACYVFSSRGCISITDWLPPAPAREFTDEELASHVVIKDILNSHPILSHKSKIAFMFLTPGSLPFEKLWEKFFHGHEGKFSVYVHASKEKPVHVSRYFVNRDIRSDQVIWGKISMVDAERRLLAYALQDPDNQHFVLLSDSCVPLHRFEYIYDYLMHTNISFVDCFQDPGPHGNGRYSEHMLPEIEKKDFRKGAQWFSMKRQHAVIVVADNLYYSKFRDYCKPGLEGRNCIADEHYLPTFFHMTDPGGIANWSVTHVDWSERKWHPKLYRAQDITEEVRMNITSIDVSVHVTSDEKREVQMWPCLWNGIQRPCYLFARKFSPDALDNLLHLFSNYTTV encoded by the exons ATGAAGACCGGTCAGGCGTGGCGTGTTGGCATGGCTGATATGCAGATATTGTCGGGGCCTCGCCACCGCCCTCCTTTAAGGCGGCCCATGTGGATCATAATCTTGGTTTTGTTGGTCACATTGTTTCTGATTTGTGCATATATGTATCCACCCCAAAGCAGTGCAGCATGTTATGTATTTTCTTCTCGGGGATGCATTTCAATTACTGATTGGCTTCCACCTGCACCTGCACGGGAATTTACGGATGAAGAACTTGCATCTCATGTTGTGATTAAAGATATCCTGAATTCACATCCTATTCTGTCTCACAAGTCTAAAATTGCCTTCATGTTCTTGACTCCCGGTTCTTTACCATTTGAGAAACTGTGGGAGAAGTTTTTCCAT GGTCATGAAGGAAAATTCTCTGTTTATGTGCATGCATCTAAGGAAAAACCAGTACATGTGAGCCGTTATTTTGTTAATCGGGACATACGCAGTGATCAG GTCATATGGGGGAAAATTTCGATGGTTGATGCAGAGAGGCGATTGTTGGCATATGCTCTCCAAGATCCTGATAACCAGcattttgttttactttctgATAG TTGTGTACCATTACACCGTTTTGAGTATATATACGACTATCTGATGCATACAAATATCAGCTTTGTTGACTG CTTTCAGGATCCTGGTCCACATGGAAATGGAAGGTACTCAGAACACATGTTACCTGAAATTGAGAAGAAAGACTTTAGAAAGGGTGCACAG TGGTTCTCAATGAAGCGGCAGCATGCTGTGATAGTTGTGGCTGACAATCTTTACTACTCTAAATTCCGTGATTACTGCAAG CCAGGTTTGGAGGGGCGCAATTGCATAGCTGATGAACATTACCTGCCGACCTTTTTCCAT ATGACCGATCCTGGTGGAATTGCTAACTGGTCGGTTACACATGTTGATTGGTCTGAGAGAAAGTGGCATCCAAAATTATATAGAGCTCAGGATATTACCGAAGAGGTTCGGATGAATATTACG TCAATTGATGTGAGTGTGCATGTAACCAGTGATGAGAAG AGAGAAGTGCAGATGTGGCCTTGCTTATGGAATGGTATACAGCGGCCGTGTTACCTATTTGCCAGGAAATTCTCCCCAGATGCTCTGGACAACTTGTTGCATCTTTTCTCAAATTACACGACAGTTTGA
- the LOC142627780 gene encoding uncharacterized protein LOC142627780 — MEGDKAPSLNGFSLAFYHHCWGVVERDVLAVFEEFYQCSKFEKSLNATFIALIPKKNGASNIRDFRPISLVGSVYKILAKVLANRLKEVLDQLISESLNSFVGGRQILDLVLIANECVDSRVKRKLLGVICKLDIKKAYDYAMTGLKVNTLKSEMVPIGEVPNVHVLAEILGCLIGSLPMTYLGMPLGASYKPPTVWNSILQKFERKLAGWKKMYLSKGGRLTLLKSTLSSLPTYYLSLFTIPTHVANKIERLQRNFLWGDSKFHLVRWDKVCAPLKNGGLGVRKLTTLNKALLGKWLWRFGIEETRLWRRVVALKFGEEWEGWTSKLEGCMGVACGEVSA; from the exons ATGGAAGGAGATAAAGCACCAAGTCTTAATGGTTTCTCCTTGGCTTTCTATCACCATTGTTGGGGAGTTGTTGAAAGAGATGTCTTAGCTGTGTTTGAAGAGTTTTATCAATGcagtaagtttgaaaaatctcttaatGCAACTTTCATAGCCTTAATCCCTAAGAAGAATGGTGCTTCCAATATTCGAGATTTTAGACCcattagtttggtggggagtgtTTACAAGATTTTGGCCAAGGTGTTGGCAAACCGCCTGAAAGAGGTTTTGGATCAGTTGATATCTGAGTCTTTGAACAGTTTTGTGGGTGGTAGACAAATTCTTGATTTAGTTCTCATTGCTAATGAGTGTGTTGATAGTAGGGTGAAGAGAAAACTTCTAGGGGTTATTTGTAAATTAGATATTAAGAAAGCTTATGATTAT GCAATGACAGGTTTAAAGGTTAATACGCTAAAGAGTGAGATGGTTCCCATTGGGGAGGTTCCTAATGTCCATGTCCTGGCAGAGATTTTAGGATGTTTGATTGGGTCTTTGCCTATGACCTATCTTGGTATGCCATTGGGGGCATCCTACAAGCCCCCTACTGTTTGGAATTCTATCTTGCAGAAATTTGAGCGTAAGTTGGCCGGTTGGAAGAAAatgtatttgtcaaaaggtgGAAGACTAACGTTGCTTAAAAGCACATTATCTAGTCTCCCCACTTATTATTTGTCTCTTTTTACCATCCCTACAcatgtggccaataaaattgagaggttGCAAAGGAATTTCTTGTGGGGGGACTCCAAGTTTCATTTGGTGAGATGGGACAAGGTGTGTGCACCTTTGAAAAATGGTGGGTTAGGAGTAAGGAAATTAACTACTCTTAATAAAGCCTTACTAGGGAAATGGTTATGGCGGTTTGGGATTGAGGAGACaaggctttggagaagggtGGTAGCACTCAAGTTTGGGGAAGAATGGGAGGGATGGACATCTAAGCTAGAGGGGTGCATGGGTGTggcttgtggagaagtatcTGCATAG